A genomic window from Salvia hispanica cultivar TCC Black 2014 chromosome 5, UniMelb_Shisp_WGS_1.0, whole genome shotgun sequence includes:
- the LOC125190058 gene encoding putative F-box protein At3g52320, with the protein MKQNFFKYLPSEILTDILLRLPLDDIATCKCVCKPWLNLIETDYFNKSHLSKSSPALVVSMLTTNSNWFNVFKLNEKLTHKHKQYSINMFDFPQATKIQGSANGLLLLKNPFRNHLYVCNPITREFVELSGRLTRPREDCYGIGVSRISGQHKVVYFNSKYGECHVYTLESGSTWRRVKGAIPSSDRCLSSVGAFASGNLYWLVSNGWKKFPYVCCFDLETECFSTFPVPLKFIADKVNPKGI; encoded by the exons ATGAAGcaaaatttcttcaaataCCTACCATCAGAGATCCTCACCGATATCCTATTGAGACTCCCTCTTGATGACATTGCAACTTGCAAATGTGTTTGCAAACCGTGGCTCAATCTCATCGAGACGGACTATTTTAACAAGTCCCATCTTTCTAAATCCTCCCCTGCCCTAGTGGTCTCAATGCTGActacaaattcaaattggtTCAATGTTTTCAAATTGAATGAGAAGCTTACGCACAAGCACAAGCAGTATTCAATCAACATGTTTGATTTCCCCCAAGCAACAAAAATACAGGGTTCTGCCAACGGTCTACTTCTTCTAAAAAATCCATTTCGTAATCATCTTTATGTATGTAATCCTATCACCCGTGAATTTGTTGAGCTTAGTGGCCGTCTTACTCGCCCTAGAGAAGATTGTTATGGAATTGGAGTGAGCAGAATAAGTGGGCAGCATAAGGTTGTCTATTTCAACTCTAAATACGGCGAATGTCATGTATACACTCTTGAATCTGGATCCACGTGGAGGCGCGTTAAAGGTGCCATCCCCTCCTCCGATCGTTGTTTGAGCTCTGTTGGTGCATTTGCTAGTGGCAATCTCTATTGGTTGGTTTCAAATGGGTGGAAGAAGTTTCCTTATGTTTgttgctttgatcttgaaacaGAATGTTTTAGCACATTTCCTGTACCCCTTAAATTCATCGCGGATAAAGTTAATCCCAAGGGAAT ATGA
- the LOC125188769 gene encoding UDP-glycosyltransferase 87A1-like, with the protein MEDQRLLDFALQLFTNISKAQCLLISSIHELESQAIEALMQDLAFPIYTFGPTIPYLNLETLTTFSANESDPHHYFNWLNSQAPSSVLYVSFGSFHHVSQAQMDEVADGLRASGVRFLWVARGEAERLQERCGEAGRVVPWCEQLKVLCHPSVGGFWTHCGWNSTMECIFSGVPMICFPIMMDQTTIRKHVIEDWKIGVDAKEGLAFGEILMSGEIAKLVKEFMDLESHERKEMARRVGEFRETVRQAVSVGGSSVASLACLLNDIVSFN; encoded by the coding sequence ATGGAAGATCAACGCCTTCTTGATTTTGCACTACAACTTTTCACTAATATATCAAAAGCTCAATGCCTATTGATTTCTTCAATCCACGAGCTGGAATCCCAAGCAATAGAAGCCCTAATGCAAGACCTCGCATTTCCAATATACACTTTTGGTCCAACCATACCTTACCTCAATCTTGAAACTCTTACGACTTTCTCAGCCAATGAAAGTGATCCTCACCACTACTTTAACTGGCTGAACTCCCAAGCACCAAGCTCGGTTTTGTACGTCTCGTTTGGGAGCTTTCACCACGTTTCTCAAGCCCAGATGGACGAGGTTGCAGATGGACTACGAGCGAGTGGCGTGAGGTTCTTGTGGGTGGCTCGTGGGGAGGCGGAGCGGCTGCAAGAGCGGTGTGGGGAGGCCGGGAGAGTCGTGCCTTGGTGTGAGCAGCTCAAGGTGTTGTGCCATCCTTCTGTTGGGGGGTTCTGGACGCACTGTGGATGGAATTCGACTATGGAATGTATTTTCAGTGGGGTGCCGATGATTTGCTTTCCTATAATGATGGACCAAACCACAATTCGGAAACATGTGATCGAGGATTGGAAGATCGGGGTGGATGCTAAGGAGGGTTTGGCGTTCGGGGAAATACTGATGAGCGGGGAAATTGCCAAGCTCGTGAAGGAATTCATGGATTTGGAGAGCCATGAGAGGAAAGAGATGGCGAGAAGAGTGGGAGAGTTTAGGGAGACGGTTCGACAAGCGGTTTCAGTGGGAGGTTCATCTGTGGCAAGCCTCGCTTGTTTGCTAAACGACATTGTGTCGTTCAACTAA
- the LOC125190060 gene encoding putative F-box protein At3g16210, translating into MKQDLFRYLPSEIFTDILLRLPLQTTATCKCVCKPWLDLIESDAFLESHFSKSAPVLAVSMPATDSNRFHIFKMEEDKHDLITKFDFPQASTIRGSANGLLLLKNPFIDHLYVCNPITREFVVLRGRLTCPRGDCYGFGVSRISGQHKVVYLNPEYGCHVYTLEKGALWRRVETPIPSFARCYGSTAAFVNGNLHWLVSDDCDYTAGSYICCFDVETESFSTIPLPFIKWGKLYALGDCLCFILDCYIRGGSFDPYVIWLFEGYKCWRNVHINMHVISLKVWAQHAADYLRPIKVYENGDMFMVWKEKRFIYYTNKSKTFRKVDLFSELQNDRYYINSILFTPSLLSLKRNLGMENVMSF; encoded by the coding sequence ATGAAGCAAGATTTGTTTAGATACCTACCATCAGAAATCTTCACCGACATTTTATTGAGACTCCCTCTTCAAACCACTGCAACTTGCAAGTGCGTTTGCAAACCATGGCTCGATCTCATTGAGAGTGACGCTTTTCTCGAGTCCCATTTTTCTAAATCCGCCCCGGTCCTGGCTGTCTCGATGCCAGCTACCGATTCAAACAGGttccatattttcaaaatggaagaagacaAGCACGATCTCATCACCAAGTTTGATTTCCCCCAAGCCTCAACGATACGAGGCTCTGCCAACGGCCTGCTTCTTCTCAAAAACCCTTTCATCGACCATCTCTACGTGTGCAACCCCATCACCCGTGAATTTGTCGTCCTCCGTGGGCGCCTTACTTGCCCCAGGGGAGACTGTTATGGATTTGGAGTGAGCAGAATAAGCGGACAGCATAAGGTAGTGTACCTTAACCCTGAATACGGATGCCATGTATACACTCTCGAAAAAGGTGCTTTGTGGAGACGTGTTGAAACTCCTATCCCCTCGTTCGCTCGTTGCTACGGCTCCACCGCTGCATTTGTTAATGGTAATCTACACTGGCTAGTTTCAGATGACTGTGATTACACCGCGGGGTcttatatttgttgttttgatgTCGAGACGGAAAGTTTTAGCACTATTCCTTTGCCCTTTATAAAATGGGGAAAGTTGTATGCTTTGGGGGATTgcttgtgttttattttagacTGTTATATTAGAGGAGGATCTTTTGATCCTTATGTTATCTGGTTGTTTGAGGGGTATAAATGTTGGAGGAATGTACATATCAACATGCATGTTATTTCTCTCAAAGTTTGGGCTCAACATGCCGCGGATTATcttcgtcctatcaaagtttACGAAAATGGTGACATGTTCATGGTATGGAAGGAGAAGCGCTTTATATACTACACCAACAAGAGTAAAACTTTTAGAAAAGTTGATTTGTTTAGTGAATTGCAGAATGATCGTTACTATATCAACTCCATTCTTTTTACTCCAAGTTTACTATCACTCAAAAGAAATTTGGGTATGGAGAATGTAatgtcattttag
- the LOC125190055 gene encoding UDP-glycosyltransferase 87A1-like codes for MTPTASSEPITARHVIAVPYPGRGHINPMMNLCKLLAASDPDLLITVVLTEEWLGLIGAEERPPSIRFAAIPNVLPSELERAADMPSFVGATQNKMAEPFERLMDRLIEPIHFLIADTFLFWAVDFGNRRNIPVASLWPMPASVFSVFYHFDLLRGNGHHPFRLTEKGDERIDYIPGIGSIRLADLPSIVSMKDQRLLGLALRVFTNISKAQYLLFSSIYELESQAIEALKQEFSFPIYTFGPTIPYLNLETPTSFSTNESDDNDHNYLEWLNSQTPSSVLYVSLGSFLSVSHAQMDEIADGLLASGVRFLWVARGEAKRLQERCGEAGRVVPWCEQLKVLCHPSVGGFWTHCGWNSTMECIFSGVPMICFPLMMDQTTIRKHVVEDWKIGVDGKKDLAYGEILTSAEVAKIVKEFMDPASHERGDMAKRAREFRCWIFDGLLLGCDYLLSPDVINWVEPNYLVPLTRCCHVSSPWMVVS; via the exons ATGACGCCTACAGCGAGCAGCGAGCCAATCACAGCGCGCCACGTCATTGCCGTGCCGTATCCCGGCAGAGGCCACATCAACCCAATGATGAACCTCTGCAAGCTCCTCGCGGCCTCCGACCCCGATCTCCTCATCACCGTCGTCCTCACCGAGGAGTGGCTCGGCTTGATCGGCGCCGAGGAGAGGCCGCCGAGCATCCGCTTCGCCGCCATCCCCAACGTGCTCCCGTCGGAGCTGGAGCGCGCCGCCGACATGCCCAGCTTCGTCGGCGCCACGCAGAATAAGATGGCCGAGCCGTTCGAGCGCCTCATGGATCGGCTCATCGAGCCGATCCATTTCCTGATTGCGGACACGTTTTTGTTCTGGGCGGTTGATTTCGGCAACCGGAGGAATATTCCGGTGGCGTCGCTCTGGCCGATGCCGGCCTCCGTGTTCTCGGTGTTTTACCATTTTGACCTTCTCAGAGGAAACGGCCATCACCCGTTTCGCTTAACCG AAAAAGGGGACGAACGGATTGATTACATCCCGGGGATCGGCTCAATCCGCCTCGCAGACCTTCCATCGATCGTCTCGATGAAAGATCAACGCCTTCTCGGTCTCGCCCTACGAGTTTTTACCAACATATCAAAAGCTCAAtaccttttgttttcttcaatCTACGAGCTGGAATCCCAAGCAATAGAAGCACTAAAGCAAGAGTTCTCATTCCCAATATACACTTTTGGTCCAACCATACCTTACCTCAATCTCGAAACTCCTACATCTTTCTCAACCAACGAAAGTGATGATAATGATCACAACTACCTTGAGTGGCTCAACTCCCAAACACCGAGCTCGGTTCTGTACGTCTCGTTGGGGAGTTTCCTCTCGGTCTCTCATGCCCAAATGGACGAGATAGCAGATGGACTATTAGCGAGTGGCGTGAGGTTTTTATGGGTAGCTCGTGGGGAGGCGAAGAGGCTGCAAGAGCGGTGTGGGGAGGCCGGGAGAGTCGTGCCTTGGTGTGAGCAGCTCAAGGTGCTGTGCCATCCTTCTGTTGGGGGGTTCTGGACGCACTGTGGATGGAATTCGACTATGGAATGTATCTTCAGTGGAGTGCCGATGATTTGCTTTCCTTTAATGATGGATCAAACCACGATTCGGAAACATGTGGTCGAGGATTGGAAGATCGGAGTGGATGGAAAGAAGGATTTGGCGTACGGGGAAATACTGACGAGCGCGGAAGTTGCCAAGATCGTGAAGGAGTTCATGGATCCGGCTAGCCACGAGAGGGGGGATATGGCGAAACGAGCGAGGGAGTTTAGATGTTGGATATTTGATGGACTCTTATTGGGCTGTGATTATTTGTTGAGCCCAGATGTTATTAATTGGGTTGAGCCCAATTACTTAGTCCCTCTCACcagatgctgccacgtgtcCTCTCCTTGGATGGTTGTGTCCTAA
- the LOC125190059 gene encoding putative F-box protein At3g16210: MKQDLFRCLPSEIFSNILLRLSLRTKKKQDLFRFLPSEIFTNILLRLSLQTIATCKCVCKPWRDLIESNEFLESHNLSKSAPALAVLMPAMHSSWFNLFKLEDEHEHEQDPITKFDFPQASTIQGSANGLLLLRNPYHIYICNPITNEFVELRGPHTLLWGDCYGFGVSRISGQHKIIYLNRKFGCYTYTLESGASWRSVEATSLSFRHCHGPGAFVNGNIHWLVSNNGMPYIYCFDVETECFSIFSPPPIKKYGKLHALEDCLYLVEECYGFGKIWLFEGYKCWRKLHDTHIPFIEHGYGSDYVQPIKVYGNGDMLMLWKEKLFLYYSNKNKSVRQIDVYGKLNDDCYYINSIYLTPSFLSLRRSLGMDNVMPF; the protein is encoded by the coding sequence atGAAGCAAGATTTGTTTAGATGCCTACCCTCAGAAATTTTCTCCAATATCCTATTGAGACTCTCACTTCGAACCAAGAAGAAGCAAGATTTGTTTAGATTCCTACCATCAGAAATCTTCACCAATATCCTATTGAGACTCTCACTTCAAACCATTGCAACTTGCAAGTGCGTATGCAAACCATGGCGCGATCTGATCGAGAGTAACGAATTTCTCGAGTCCCATAATCTTTCTAAATCCGCCCCCGCCCTAGCTGTCTTGATGCCGGCAATGCATTCAAGCTGGTTCAATCTTTTCAAATTGGAAGACGAGCACGAGCACGAGCAGGATCCGATCACCAAGTTTGATTTCCCCCAAGCATCAACAATACAAGGTTCCGCCAACGGTTTGCTTCTTCTCAGAAACCCTTATCATATTTACATATGTAATCCGATCACCAATGAGTTTGTCGAGCTCCGTGGGCCCCACACTCTCCTCTGGGGAGATTGTTATGGATTTGGAGTGAGCAGAATAAGCGGACAACATAAGATTATCTATCTTAACCGTAAATTTGGATGTTACACATACACTCTTGAATCGGGAGCTTCTTGGAGAAGCGTTGAAGCCACTAGCCTCTCGTTTCGTCACTGCCACGGCCCCGGGGCATTTGTTAATGGCAATATCCATTGGTTGGTTTCAAATAATGGGATGccttatatatattgttttgatGTTGAAACGGAATGTTTTAGCATATTTTCTCCGCCtcccataaaaaaatatgggaAGTTGCATGCTTTGGAGGATTGCCTATATTTGGTTGAAGAGTGTTATGGCTTTGGCAAAATCTGGCTGTTTGAGGGATACAAATGTTGGAGGAAGTTGCATGACACTCATATTCCTTTCATAGAGCATGGATATGGATCCGATTATGTTCAGCCTATCAAAGTTTATGGGAATGGTGACATGCTGATGTTATGGAAGGAGAAGCTTTTTCTATACTACTCCAACAAGAACAAAAGTGTTAGACAAATTGATGTTTATGGTAAATTGAATGATGATTGTTACTATATCAATTCTATTTATCTCACTCCAAGTTTTCTCTCACTCAGAAGAAGTTTGGGCATGGATAATGTAATGCCATTttag